One window of Candidatus Thermoplasmatota archaeon genomic DNA carries:
- a CDS encoding hydrogenase iron-sulfur subunit produces MSEDKNEKKKEFEPKIVGFLCNWCSYAGADLAGTSRIQYPPNIRIIRVMCSGSVDSMYILRALLEGADGVFVGGCHPGDCHYLDGNYKARRRMVLLKNILTTLGIEPDRVWIRWISASEGQKFAETMKDMTETIRKLGPNPIPKHWNL; encoded by the coding sequence ATGAGTGAAGATAAAAACGAAAAGAAAAAAGAATTTGAACCAAAAATCGTTGGTTTTCTCTGCAACTGGTGTAGCTATGCTGGAGCAGATCTTGCAGGTACGAGTCGTATCCAGTATCCCCCGAATATTAGAATTATTCGGGTGATGTGTTCAGGATCTGTCGATTCTATGTATATTCTCCGAGCATTACTTGAAGGTGCTGATGGTGTTTTTGTGGGCGGCTGTCATCCTGGTGACTGTCATTATCTTGATGGGAACTACAAAGCCAGACGACGTATGGTGCTGCTTAAGAATATTCTAACAACACTAGGCATTGAACCTGACCGTGTTTGGATTCGCTGGATATCAGCATCAGAAGGTCAAAAATTTGCAGAAACTATGAAAGATATGACTGAAACCATTCGGAAACTTGGACCTAACCCAATACCGAAACATTGGAATCTCTGA
- a CDS encoding Coenzyme F420 hydrogenase/dehydrogenase, beta subunit C-terminal domain translates to MQHGLLKIKNDDVSETVNEFLRELLASKKISALLVPQMVPSKKTVFPVLISDPKKLSADVFAPVLPVSTATMVSKITKHQAPSTPIAVVLHPCQIRALIELTKLNQARLENIILIGVDCLGTYPVTTYAVLAEKKNPTKQILETLTKKTSDTESKLRTACKVCTEPIPGYADMSIGLYGMHLEKEILIQAHTDAGKKLISEVTLEDAQDKIKHRDQVVKKICEEREKAVQSFIHEKAGSKGIEALTKFFDTCSNCHNCMKACPICYCKECLFDSSIFDAEGNKFIRKAEQKGLFKMPSDVLLFHVGRMNHMILSCVKCGLCEQACPSLIPLMDIFIPAAVNAQKEFTYHPGKDKDEKIPMIVYREDEYTDVGEA, encoded by the coding sequence ATGCAACATGGTTTGTTAAAAATAAAAAACGATGATGTTTCTGAAACAGTCAATGAATTCTTAAGAGAACTGCTTGCATCAAAAAAGATTAGTGCATTGCTTGTTCCTCAGATGGTTCCCTCAAAGAAAACAGTATTTCCAGTTCTTATCTCTGATCCGAAAAAACTTTCAGCTGATGTTTTCGCACCGGTTCTTCCTGTATCAACAGCAACTATGGTGTCAAAGATAACGAAACATCAAGCGCCAAGCACGCCTATCGCGGTTGTTCTACATCCCTGTCAGATCCGTGCTCTTATCGAACTTACAAAACTGAATCAAGCACGTCTTGAAAACATCATACTCATTGGTGTTGATTGTCTTGGTACCTATCCGGTTACAACCTATGCAGTGCTTGCTGAGAAAAAAAATCCAACCAAACAGATACTTGAAACACTTACAAAAAAAACAAGCGATACTGAAAGTAAGCTTCGAACAGCGTGCAAGGTATGTACTGAACCAATCCCAGGATACGCTGATATGAGTATTGGCTTGTATGGCATGCATCTTGAAAAAGAAATCCTGATCCAAGCACATACTGATGCTGGAAAAAAACTTATCTCTGAAGTTACTCTTGAGGATGCACAAGATAAAATCAAACATCGTGATCAAGTTGTTAAAAAAATTTGTGAAGAACGAGAAAAAGCAGTGCAAAGTTTTATACACGAGAAAGCAGGTAGTAAAGGAATTGAAGCACTCACTAAATTTTTTGATACCTGTAGTAACTGTCATAATTGTATGAAGGCTTGTCCGATTTGTTATTGTAAAGAATGTTTGTTTGATTCCTCGATTTTTGATGCAGAGGGAAATAAGTTTATCAGAAAAGCAGAACAGAAAGGTTTGTTTAAAATGCCCAGTGATGTACTCCTATTTCATGTAGGACGGATGAATCACATGATTCTCTCCTGTGTGAAATGCGGTCTTTGTGAGCAGGCTTGTCCAAGTCTGATTCCATTGATGGATATTTTTATTCCAGCTGCTGTGAATGCACAAAAAGAATTCACGTATCATCCTGGTAAAGATAAAGATGAGAAAATCCCTATGATTGTGTATCGTGAAGATGAATATACTGATGTTGGAGAAGCGTAA
- a CDS encoding 4Fe-4S dicluster domain-containing protein, with amino-acid sequence MEGIDSQKLDPNFKFQIAQEPGGEGILKCFACGSCTARCPEMQVKTSWNPRLIIRKALYGLKEEVLSSEFPWICSAHYRCLEKCPQKVNVKEVMNAVRNTRLDEEYIEDITEKQTKKQLDLSFKYTIAKDASGKDLYECFSCGTCTAGCPERELDPLYSSRKVIKQTLLGMKDHVYSNKFVEICSMHHRCLTQCPQGVEIPKLMNALKNIAVREGYERKNE; translated from the coding sequence ATGGAAGGTATTGATTCTCAAAAACTTGATCCGAACTTCAAATTCCAGATAGCCCAAGAACCGGGTGGCGAAGGCATTCTGAAATGTTTTGCGTGTGGATCATGTACTGCACGATGCCCTGAGATGCAGGTGAAAACCTCATGGAACCCACGATTGATCATTCGGAAAGCATTGTATGGTTTGAAAGAAGAAGTCCTGAGTAGCGAGTTTCCTTGGATTTGCAGTGCACATTATCGCTGTCTTGAAAAATGCCCGCAAAAAGTCAATGTCAAAGAAGTCATGAATGCCGTACGCAACACAAGACTTGACGAAGAATATATTGAAGATATTACTGAGAAACAAACAAAAAAACAACTTGACCTAAGCTTCAAATACACCATAGCCAAGGATGCATCAGGAAAAGATTTGTACGAATGTTTCTCCTGTGGAACATGTACTGCTGGCTGTCCAGAACGAGAACTCGATCCGTTATATTCATCCAGAAAAGTGATCAAACAAACACTGCTAGGTATGAAGGATCATGTCTATAGCAATAAGTTTGTTGAAATCTGTTCTATGCATCATCGATGTTTGACGCAATGCCCACAGGGTGTTGAGATTCCAAAACTGATGAATGCATTAAAAAACATCGCAGTTCGAGAAGGATATGAACGAAAAAACGAGTAG
- a CDS encoding CoB--CoM heterodisulfide reductase iron-sulfur subunit A family protein, whose protein sequence is MNEKTSRQPMTKKTEKIGAVAVIGGGITGVQAALDLADMGFKIFLFEKTPAIGGVMAQLDKTFPTNDCSMCILSPKLVDCARHPNIQMYTNTDVEAIHGKPGNFTITATKKPRFVDLEKCTSCGSCADVCPIKLPNEYEFGLVDRKAIYKCYPQAIPNAYVIDKIGDGKKRKCVECMKCVEVCTSGAINHKEKPETLEVSVGAVIIAAGSTPFNPVVKPEFGYTKYKNVLTSIEFERILSASGPFQGKILRPSDQKEPKKIAWIHCVGSRDASVGNPYCSAMCCMYTAKEAVIAKEHSKHIEPTVFYIDIRSYGKDFDRYIDRAKQEHNIRYVRSRISEIIEDPKTKNLVIRYEDDCGELKNDVFDMVVLSVGLCSSEPRRHELLEKLGVPLNEFGFLKSNADDPVTTNIPGVFVAGSILEPQAIPESVTQASAAAAKAAMLLADVRGTLVQEKTYPKERDVSDQEPRVGVFICHCGINIGGVLNIEQLVSYTKKLPDVVHVEANLYSCSEDTQKKIVDAIKKHNLNRILVAACTPRTHEPLFQKSLRQAGLNPFLLEMTNIREQCSWVHMDTPKKATEKAEKLIAMNVAKTRLLQPIRTVQIPVIQTALIIGGGIAGMTAALSLADQGFETVLVEKENRLGGHLHDVFSTVDGVDIQKLLQSTTEKIRNHPRIKTYLNAQVKNVKGYVGNYESEIQTPAGLERYTHGVIVVATGVQEYIPTTYNYGKDNRILTQTHLEKQLATMTKDDIVDGETFVMIQCVESRDEKRSYCSRICCMQAVKNALKIKELNPKAEVFILYRDLMTYGFKEIFYKQAREQGIMFMQYDPCKKPKLEIKKELSVNIYEPMLQETVEIPAHHVILASGMKPYEDTERLAKLLKVPITSDGFFLEAHVKLRPVDFSTRGVFLAGCCHTPKFIAESIYQGQAAAARAGTLLSSSLLESEPNVAVVNKELCSGCKTCIITCPYHAIDSAQEEQKGKKIVYAKVNEGLCQGCGTCVASCPAGAIEQCGFRDRQIIPMVDEAV, encoded by the coding sequence ATGAACGAAAAAACGAGTAGACAACCTATGACCAAGAAAACAGAAAAAATCGGAGCTGTTGCAGTAATCGGTGGTGGGATTACTGGTGTTCAAGCAGCACTTGATCTAGCAGACATGGGGTTTAAAATCTTTCTTTTTGAAAAAACACCGGCGATTGGCGGTGTCATGGCACAACTTGATAAAACCTTTCCAACCAACGATTGTTCAATGTGTATTCTTTCACCAAAACTCGTCGACTGTGCTCGTCATCCAAATATCCAGATGTATACGAACACCGATGTTGAAGCAATCCATGGTAAACCAGGTAATTTTACAATAACAGCAACGAAAAAACCAAGGTTTGTTGATCTTGAAAAATGCACCTCGTGTGGTTCCTGTGCCGATGTCTGCCCAATAAAGTTACCTAATGAATATGAGTTTGGGTTAGTTGATCGAAAAGCTATCTATAAATGTTACCCTCAGGCGATTCCTAATGCCTATGTGATTGATAAAATCGGTGATGGAAAAAAACGAAAATGTGTTGAATGCATGAAATGTGTTGAGGTGTGCACATCAGGTGCCATTAACCATAAAGAAAAACCTGAAACACTTGAAGTATCTGTTGGTGCTGTGATTATTGCTGCTGGATCAACACCTTTTAACCCGGTGGTTAAACCAGAGTTTGGGTATACAAAATACAAAAATGTGCTGACAAGTATTGAGTTTGAACGTATTCTTTCAGCATCAGGTCCGTTTCAAGGAAAAATCCTTCGACCAAGTGATCAAAAAGAACCAAAAAAAATTGCTTGGATTCATTGTGTTGGGTCTCGTGATGCAAGCGTGGGAAATCCGTATTGTTCTGCGATGTGTTGCATGTATACGGCGAAAGAAGCAGTAATTGCCAAAGAACACAGCAAACACATAGAACCAACCGTGTTTTACATTGATATCAGATCGTATGGTAAAGATTTTGATCGGTATATTGATCGTGCAAAACAAGAACACAACATTCGGTATGTACGATCACGGATTTCTGAAATTATTGAGGATCCAAAAACAAAGAATCTGGTTATCCGCTATGAGGATGATTGTGGAGAATTGAAAAACGATGTTTTTGACATGGTGGTTCTCTCAGTTGGACTCTGTAGTTCTGAGCCGCGCCGTCATGAACTTTTAGAAAAGCTTGGCGTGCCACTAAATGAGTTTGGTTTTCTCAAGTCCAATGCTGATGACCCAGTTACAACAAACATTCCTGGTGTTTTTGTTGCTGGATCAATTCTAGAGCCTCAAGCAATCCCTGAGAGCGTAACTCAGGCGTCAGCTGCTGCTGCAAAAGCAGCAATGCTTCTTGCAGATGTGCGTGGAACCTTAGTTCAAGAAAAAACCTATCCAAAAGAACGTGACGTTTCTGATCAGGAACCACGTGTCGGTGTTTTTATCTGTCATTGCGGGATCAACATCGGAGGCGTTCTTAATATTGAACAGCTGGTTTCATATACCAAGAAACTACCGGATGTTGTTCATGTTGAAGCGAATCTGTATTCATGTTCTGAGGATACTCAGAAAAAAATCGTTGATGCTATCAAAAAACATAACCTGAATCGTATCCTTGTTGCCGCGTGTACACCGCGTACTCATGAACCATTGTTTCAGAAAAGTCTTCGACAGGCTGGGTTAAACCCGTTTCTATTGGAGATGACCAATATTCGTGAGCAGTGTTCCTGGGTGCATATGGACACACCAAAAAAAGCAACAGAAAAAGCAGAAAAACTGATTGCAATGAATGTTGCAAAAACACGGCTCCTGCAACCGATACGAACTGTTCAAATACCCGTGATTCAAACCGCTCTGATCATTGGTGGTGGTATCGCAGGTATGACTGCTGCGCTCTCACTAGCGGATCAAGGGTTTGAAACAGTTCTAGTGGAAAAAGAAAATCGTCTTGGCGGTCATCTCCATGACGTGTTCTCCACCGTTGATGGTGTTGATATTCAAAAGCTGCTTCAAAGCACTACTGAGAAGATCAGGAATCATCCGCGAATCAAAACATATCTTAATGCCCAGGTGAAAAACGTGAAAGGATACGTGGGTAATTATGAATCAGAGATTCAAACACCAGCAGGACTTGAACGATACACCCATGGTGTCATTGTTGTTGCCACCGGTGTTCAAGAATATATCCCAACAACGTATAATTATGGGAAAGACAACCGTATACTAACCCAGACACATCTGGAAAAACAACTCGCCACAATGACCAAAGATGATATTGTTGATGGTGAAACCTTTGTGATGATTCAATGTGTTGAATCACGAGACGAGAAACGATCATACTGTAGCAGGATTTGCTGTATGCAAGCAGTAAAAAATGCATTAAAAATAAAAGAACTCAACCCAAAAGCAGAAGTGTTCATATTGTATCGAGATCTTATGACGTATGGTTTCAAAGAAATTTTCTACAAACAAGCTCGGGAACAAGGTATCATGTTTATGCAATATGATCCCTGTAAAAAACCAAAACTGGAAATAAAAAAAGAACTCAGTGTGAATATCTATGAACCGATGCTTCAAGAAACTGTTGAGATCCCAGCGCATCATGTGATTCTAGCGAGTGGTATGAAACCTTATGAAGACACAGAGAGGCTTGCAAAACTTTTAAAAGTCCCGATAACCAGTGATGGTTTTTTCCTAGAGGCACATGTAAAACTACGGCCGGTTGATTTTTCAACCCGTGGCGTGTTTCTTGCAGGCTGCTGTCATACACCAAAATTTATCGCTGAATCGATCTATCAAGGACAAGCTGCTGCTGCTCGTGCCGGAACACTTTTGTCATCCTCCTTGTTAGAATCAGAACCAAATGTCGCTGTGGTCAACAAAGAGTTATGTAGTGGATGTAAAACCTGTATTATCACGTGTCCGTATCATGCAATAGATTCAGCTCAAGAAGAACAAAAAGGAAAAAAAATAGTCTACGCAAAGGTTAACGAAGGTTTATGTCAGGGTTGTGGCACATGCGTTGCTTCTTGTCCTGCAGGTGCTATTGAGCAATGTGGTTTTAGAGATCGGCAAATCATCCCAATGGTTGATGAAGCAGTTTAA
- a CDS encoding HAD family hydrolase — protein MKPTISFDLDGTLVDRSYPDAVWLQGLPRIYAKEKNIPFHTAQTFLIKEYDAVGDTNPEWYDIHYWFSRFNLTTSWQDLLDEYRHTIQVFPEVPDILRRLSKDYNLILLSNAKREFIDIELEQSKLGQYFTYVFSSTSDFHQVKKVPLFYEKICEEIKVKPDELIHVGDHEEFDYKVPSQLGIKSFFLDRTRTATGNHVVYDLTEFESKITCF, from the coding sequence ATGAAACCAACAATATCCTTTGACCTTGATGGAACTCTTGTTGATCGAAGCTATCCTGATGCAGTTTGGCTTCAAGGATTACCACGAATATATGCAAAAGAGAAGAACATTCCATTTCACACTGCGCAAACATTCCTTATTAAAGAATATGATGCTGTTGGTGATACCAATCCAGAGTGGTATGATATTCACTACTGGTTCAGTCGTTTCAACTTAACAACCTCATGGCAGGATCTTCTCGACGAGTATCGACATACCATCCAGGTTTTTCCCGAGGTACCAGATATCCTTCGTCGCCTTTCAAAGGACTACAATCTGATACTTCTTTCGAATGCAAAAAGAGAATTCATAGACATCGAACTTGAACAATCAAAACTTGGACAATATTTTACCTACGTTTTCTCGTCAACCTCTGATTTTCATCAGGTAAAAAAAGTTCCATTATTTTATGAGAAAATCTGCGAGGAAATCAAAGTGAAACCTGATGAATTAATTCATGTTGGTGATCATGAAGAATTTGATTACAAGGTTCCTTCGCAGCTGGGAATCAAATCGTTTTTTCTTGATCGGACCAGAACAGCAACGGGCAATCATGTTGTTTATGATCTCACAGAGTTTGAATCAAAAATAACCTGTTTTTAA
- a CDS encoding METTL5 family protein, producing MKKKHLEMILQQVPLPKNPKPELEQYVTPATIAADIIFLAYHHGDIEDKIVVDLGCGTGIFAVGAFLAGASQVYGFDIDKNLIRLAQQYTAEKKYTITYQVCDVTQVSTVCDTVIMNPPFGAQKSNQQADRRFLEKAYEIGQVIYSLHLTKTLPFIRKMIAALPATITFEKTYRFPIPAQFAFHEKTVMQYDVSLIRSEKKDQKKRQF from the coding sequence ATGAAAAAGAAACATCTTGAGATGATCTTACAACAAGTACCCCTGCCAAAGAATCCAAAACCAGAACTGGAACAATATGTAACGCCAGCAACAATAGCAGCAGATATCATCTTTCTTGCATATCACCACGGAGACATTGAAGATAAAATCGTGGTTGATCTTGGATGCGGCACCGGTATCTTTGCAGTTGGTGCATTTCTTGCTGGTGCATCGCAGGTGTACGGATTTGATATTGATAAAAATCTGATACGACTTGCACAACAATATACCGCTGAAAAAAAATATACAATAACCTATCAGGTCTGTGACGTGACACAAGTATCAACCGTCTGTGATACGGTGATAATGAACCCGCCGTTCGGTGCTCAGAAAAGCAATCAACAAGCTGATCGGAGGTTTCTTGAAAAAGCATATGAAATTGGACAGGTGATTTATTCGCTTCATCTTACAAAAACACTACCATTCATTAGAAAAATGATTGCAGCATTACCGGCAACAATCACCTTTGAAAAAACCTATCGATTTCCAATACCTGCTCAATTTGCATTTCATGAAAAAACAGTGATGCAGTATGACGTCTCTCTCATCAGAAGTGAGAAAAAAGATCAGAAAAAAAGACAATTTTAA
- a CDS encoding uL15m family ribosomal protein gives MARTKTKKFRGSHTHGKGKKGGRGAGLRGGRGNAGLHKHRYMYMMKYMPDHFGVHGFTRHAATHATIKVINVGQLQERFPSKKEIDLSSEGYDKLLGSGTIKKSVIVKVKAASQKAIDKIVAQGGEVKILE, from the coding sequence ATGGCGCGTACAAAAACAAAGAAATTCAGAGGTTCACATACCCACGGTAAAGGAAAAAAGGGTGGCCGCGGTGCTGGTCTTCGCGGTGGCCGAGGAAACGCTGGGCTTCATAAACATCGCTATATGTATATGATGAAATATATGCCCGATCATTTCGGCGTCCATGGATTTACTAGACATGCAGCAACCCATGCTACCATCAAGGTTATAAACGTTGGTCAGTTGCAAGAACGATTCCCATCGAAGAAAGAAATTGATCTCTCATCTGAAGGATACGACAAACTCCTTGGGAGTGGGACAATTAAAAAAAGTGTTATTGTGAAAGTGAAAGCTGCCTCACAAAAAGCAATCGATAAAATTGTTGCTCAAGGTGGAGAAGTAAAGATACTAGAATAA